The following proteins are co-located in the Ktedonobacteraceae bacterium genome:
- a CDS encoding M20/M25/M40 family metallo-hydrolase yields the protein MQNNWYDVVRDYTLRLVGIRSVNSTGGELRVAEEVLHLLRSDGLENAYTATGLDPLPNDPYGRANVYAFLRGNSHRTLVLLGHIDTVDTTDYGPLEPWALDPQGLTERLDILTNLAPGLAEDLRTHPDDWMFGRGSADMKSGVAANIAVMRRLAQLSQEGSLPLSVVMLAEADEENASMGVLQAVNFLLHLRKEYGLEYLGTINTDYTTARYPGDPHRYIYTGTVGKLLPSFLIIGRESHVGLPFDGLDANLLAAELIRNLSMNHELCDIVRGQITPPPVTLHATDLKTRYDVQLPFMAYFYLNVLTYSTTPGQLLARLQGLSETVLDQTLQRIDEAERRWMQAAGNPSPDSVLKPRAGSVLTFAGLYAALAQQLGQQRLDGELNRAWESCPPDLDARERALHLVGSLWKLSGRVGPAIIIYYSPPYYPHVPATPCALVDAVQTVAESHPELHLLVQEYYPYISDMSYLRLDPGTDITALTANIPTWQPAAKSARPGSYSLPLQAIADLGMPVVNLGPYGRGVHQSGEGVLMSYSFGVLPQLIYEVIQKLKA from the coding sequence TTGCAAAATAACTGGTATGATGTAGTGCGAGATTATACGCTACGCCTGGTAGGGATACGCAGCGTCAACTCGACCGGTGGCGAATTGCGCGTTGCTGAAGAGGTGCTGCACCTGCTTCGATCAGATGGCCTGGAAAACGCCTATACCGCCACCGGGCTTGATCCGCTCCCCAATGACCCTTATGGACGCGCGAATGTCTATGCCTTCCTGCGCGGAAACAGCCATCGCACGCTCGTACTGCTCGGGCATATCGATACCGTAGATACAACGGACTATGGCCCGCTCGAACCATGGGCGCTCGATCCTCAAGGCCTCACGGAACGATTGGACATATTAACGAACTTAGCTCCCGGCCTCGCGGAAGACTTGCGAACTCACCCTGACGATTGGATGTTCGGGCGCGGTTCCGCGGATATGAAAAGTGGAGTTGCTGCCAACATCGCCGTCATGCGCCGCCTTGCTCAGTTGTCCCAGGAAGGCAGTCTGCCGCTCTCGGTCGTCATGCTGGCGGAAGCCGATGAAGAAAACGCGTCGATGGGCGTTTTGCAGGCCGTGAACTTTCTCTTGCACCTGCGCAAAGAGTACGGGCTGGAATATCTTGGGACCATCAATACCGACTACACAACCGCGCGCTATCCCGGTGATCCGCACCGCTATATCTACACCGGCACTGTAGGCAAACTCCTGCCCAGTTTCCTCATTATCGGACGCGAATCCCATGTCGGCCTGCCTTTCGACGGCCTCGATGCCAACCTGCTGGCGGCAGAGTTGATACGCAACCTCAGTATGAACCACGAGTTATGCGACATCGTGCGCGGGCAAATTACACCACCGCCGGTCACCTTACACGCGACCGATCTCAAAACCCGCTACGATGTGCAGCTCCCCTTTATGGCCTATTTCTATCTGAACGTCCTGACCTACTCCACCACACCCGGCCAATTACTGGCGCGCTTGCAAGGCTTATCCGAAACGGTGCTGGATCAGACCCTACAACGCATTGATGAAGCAGAGCGCCGCTGGATGCAGGCTGCCGGCAATCCTTCACCGGATTCAGTATTGAAGCCCCGCGCCGGTTCAGTGCTGACCTTTGCCGGTCTTTATGCCGCTCTGGCGCAACAACTCGGCCAGCAGCGCCTGGATGGTGAACTCAATAGAGCCTGGGAAAGCTGCCCCCCTGACCTTGATGCTCGCGAACGCGCTCTTCACCTGGTGGGCAGCCTGTGGAAGCTCAGTGGTAGAGTCGGGCCGGCCATCATCATTTACTATTCACCGCCCTATTACCCACACGTGCCCGCAACTCCATGCGCGTTAGTTGACGCCGTTCAAACCGTAGCAGAGTCGCATCCCGAACTGCACCTGCTCGTCCAGGAATATTACCCCTATATTTCCGATATGAGTTACCTGCGCCTCGATCCAGGCACCGATATCACAGCTTTGACAGCCAATATACCCACCTGGCAGCCAGCTGCTAAGAGCGCCCGCCCCGGTTCCTACAGCCTTCCTTTGCAGGCTATTGCGGACCTGGGCATGCCCGTGGTCAACCTTGGCCCATATGGGCGCGGCGTCCACCAATCCGGCGAAGGCGTGCTCATGTCCTACTCGTTCGGCGTGCTGCCGCAATTGATCTACGAAGTGATTCAGAAACTGAAGGCATGA
- a CDS encoding SPW repeat protein, with product MNSIRFVPTSIHGIFDYIGGVGLIAAPFVFGFFNVGGIAVILPMVLGVVLIIYSLLTNYERGIPGVRFLPMTYHLVIDFLAAAFLAVSPFLFGFYKDAPNVWLPHLIAGVTVVILVLVSQTKPRTAAMAKATA from the coding sequence ATGAACAGCATTCGTTTTGTGCCCACATCGATTCATGGCATCTTCGACTACATCGGTGGTGTTGGACTGATCGCCGCTCCATTTGTTTTCGGTTTCTTCAACGTCGGTGGGATAGCCGTTATTCTGCCCATGGTACTTGGCGTCGTCCTCATCATCTATAGCCTGTTGACCAACTACGAGCGTGGCATTCCGGGCGTGCGCTTCCTGCCCATGACCTACCACCTGGTCATCGACTTCCTGGCCGCCGCGTTTCTCGCCGTCTCGCCATTCCTGTTCGGATTTTACAAGGACGCTCCGAACGTCTGGCTGCCGCACCTGATCGCCGGTGTCACCGTCGTAATCCTGGTGCTGGTTTCACAGACAAAACCACGGACAGCAGCTATGGCCAAAGCTACGGCGTAA
- a CDS encoding TIGR00730 family Rossman fold protein: MQRICVFAGSNKGNRPEYEEAARALGQELAKRELGLVYGGASVGLMGIVANTVLAAGGEAIGVLPRGLFRREIPHKGLTEMHEVGSMHERKALMADLADGFIALPGGFGTFDELFEIITWAQLGLHKKPVGLVNVANYFEPLLALVRHASTEGFIPEIHLSLLMHEEHPALLLDRFAQYKPLDTSSKWADLPER; this comes from the coding sequence ATGCAACGTATCTGTGTGTTCGCGGGATCAAATAAAGGCAATCGTCCAGAATACGAAGAGGCGGCTCGCGCCCTGGGCCAGGAACTGGCGAAGCGCGAACTCGGCCTCGTCTATGGAGGCGCAAGTGTCGGCTTGATGGGCATCGTTGCCAATACAGTTCTGGCCGCGGGAGGCGAAGCCATCGGCGTGCTGCCACGCGGATTATTTCGCCGCGAAATACCGCATAAGGGCCTGACTGAGATGCATGAAGTCGGCAGTATGCACGAGCGTAAAGCGTTAATGGCCGATCTCGCGGATGGCTTCATCGCCCTTCCCGGCGGTTTTGGCACATTCGACGAACTCTTCGAAATCATTACCTGGGCACAGCTTGGATTGCATAAGAAGCCGGTTGGCCTGGTGAATGTCGCCAATTATTTCGAGCCATTACTTGCCCTTGTTCGCCATGCCTCGACAGAAGGCTTCATTCCAGAGATTCACCTGTCACTGCTCATGCATGAAGAGCATCCTGCCCTCTTGCTGGATCGCTTTGCGCAATACAAACCACTCGATACATCTTCTAAATGGGCCGATCTTCCAGAGCGATAG
- a CDS encoding serine hydrolase domain-containing protein produces MSKDNVEKWATTRVRPYYSAWFSVCMLMLILLVAGCGTSGVTTLTKKPVATATLNVPTASTPFPNAAQIDAYLTGLEQKGVLSGSVLVAHDGMLFEKGYGLADKDANIPNTPQTRFRIGSNTKQFTAMAILLLQERGKLHVQDHICLYVPDCPQDWQSITIENLLTHTSGIPDYINSPDFLSFWLKPATPEELVARFKDLPLEFTPGSRFKYSNSGYTLLGYIIERVSGESYAAFLQQNIFTPLKMYNTGYDTTYPALPQHATGYYQGYIKPAPYDPTVLYAAGALYSTVEDLNIWDQALMMHKLVSQQALDAMFTPHIACPPPGPGGCLQHADLGYGYGWFIAAEPQGRLIYHVGHIDGFFTYNGFYPKSNLVVVVLSNLETTNVLRTGLALAAMV; encoded by the coding sequence GTGTCAAAAGATAATGTAGAAAAATGGGCGACCACAAGGGTACGCCCCTACTATAGCGCCTGGTTCTCTGTTTGTATGCTTATGCTCATCTTGCTAGTGGCTGGTTGCGGAACATCGGGTGTTACTACTCTCACTAAAAAACCCGTTGCTACTGCCACCTTGAATGTTCCAACCGCTTCAACACCCTTTCCCAATGCGGCTCAAATCGATGCTTACCTGACGGGACTGGAACAGAAGGGCGTTTTGAGCGGGTCCGTACTTGTAGCACATGATGGGATGCTCTTCGAGAAAGGCTACGGGCTGGCAGATAAGGACGCGAATATTCCTAATACGCCGCAGACACGCTTCCGCATCGGCTCGAATACCAAGCAGTTTACGGCGATGGCGATCCTTCTATTACAGGAACGTGGCAAATTGCATGTGCAGGACCACATCTGCCTCTATGTTCCCGACTGCCCGCAGGATTGGCAGTCTATCACTATCGAAAATCTGCTAACACATACTTCCGGCATTCCTGATTACATCAACTCACCTGATTTCCTATCGTTCTGGCTTAAGCCTGCCACTCCTGAAGAACTGGTTGCGCGTTTTAAAGACCTGCCGCTTGAATTTACACCCGGCTCGCGTTTCAAGTACAGCAATTCGGGCTATACCCTGCTGGGCTATATCATCGAGCGTGTCAGCGGTGAATCGTATGCGGCGTTTTTGCAGCAAAATATCTTTACACCGCTCAAGATGTACAATACGGGCTACGATACGACCTACCCTGCGCTGCCACAACATGCCACCGGCTATTACCAGGGATACATCAAACCGGCGCCCTATGATCCCACAGTGCTCTACGCGGCAGGGGCATTGTATTCGACCGTGGAAGATTTGAACATATGGGACCAGGCGCTGATGATGCATAAACTGGTTTCCCAGCAGGCGCTAGATGCGATGTTCACCCCACATATCGCGTGCCCGCCGCCTGGACCGGGCGGTTGTTTGCAACACGCGGACCTGGGATACGGCTATGGCTGGTTCATTGCCGCGGAGCCGCAGGGCAGATTGATCTATCATGTCGGCCATATTGACGGATTCTTCACATATAATGGCTTCTATCCCAAAAGCAATCTTGTCGTCGTTGTGCTGAGCAACCTGGAGACGACAAATGTGTTGCGAACGGGGCTGGCATTGGCCGCTATGGTATAA
- the rocF gene encoding arginase → MNIRVIGVPIDLGAGRHGADLGPAAIRYADLNKKLRQLGYTVIDEGNLPVPGPETSLSGEPKLTNLEPILEVCTELARRVEDIAAGGDFPLVIGGDHSLALGSITGVAKIQKPLGLLWVDAHGDFNTDQTSPSGHIHGMPLAALAGFGDERLVSLGGFSPKLDPAHIAIVGVRDLDVGEKELLRAAQVHVFTMKDIDHMGIAAVIEQALAITTNGTRGLHVSFDIDVLDPREAHGVGTPVRGGLTYREASVVMEEIAASGKMTSLDVVEDNPLLDNKNRTAMMAVDLILSAFGKRIY, encoded by the coding sequence GTGAACATTCGTGTTATCGGAGTCCCAATAGACCTGGGCGCTGGCCGGCATGGGGCCGATTTAGGACCGGCGGCAATTCGTTACGCCGACCTGAACAAAAAGCTACGCCAGCTGGGTTATACGGTTATTGACGAGGGAAATCTGCCTGTTCCTGGCCCTGAAACATCCCTTTCGGGTGAACCAAAGCTGACAAATCTGGAGCCTATTCTGGAAGTATGTACAGAGTTGGCCAGGCGTGTAGAAGACATCGCGGCCGGGGGTGATTTTCCGCTGGTGATCGGCGGTGACCATAGCCTGGCGCTGGGGTCGATTACCGGAGTCGCGAAGATTCAGAAGCCGTTGGGCCTGTTATGGGTTGACGCGCATGGCGATTTCAACACCGATCAGACTTCGCCCTCCGGTCATATTCACGGTATGCCACTGGCGGCGCTGGCAGGCTTCGGCGATGAGCGGCTGGTTTCCCTCGGCGGATTCAGTCCAAAGCTGGACCCGGCGCATATCGCTATTGTGGGAGTGCGCGACCTCGATGTGGGTGAGAAGGAACTGCTGCGCGCCGCCCAGGTGCATGTCTTTACGATGAAAGATATCGACCATATGGGTATTGCCGCCGTTATCGAGCAGGCGCTGGCAATTACAACAAATGGCACACGCGGCCTGCATGTGAGTTTTGATATCGATGTGCTTGATCCGCGAGAGGCGCACGGTGTGGGTACGCCGGTCAGAGGCGGCCTGACGTACCGCGAGGCCAGCGTGGTGATGGAAGAGATCGCGGCATCTGGCAAGATGACCTCGCTGGATGTGGTTGAGGATAATCCTTTACTCGACAACAAGAACCGGACGGCAATGATGGCGGTAGATCTGATACTGTCCGCTTTTGGGAAGCGCATTTATTAG
- the argS gene encoding arginine--tRNA ligase: MSLTSQEAETAETQPEDLYEYLVRIIRQAVRTYLAQEQIDCDIEQLPFNLGFSAQASFGDYSMPVMSWAGKNKLGRPPMEIAEALAALLNAMHIPAIEEVTATRPGYINFRLSHPQVGQQIIERVLEAGADFGQSDVGVGTKVVVEHTSINSNKAAHVGHVRNASIGDTVVRMLRSQGYQVEAENYIDDTGVQVADVIVAFTVLNEGILDIPEGIERLPGESFDYYCSRLYVAVGKAYENHPELLERRKEVLRAIEHRDEPYAEMAADLSHKIVQAHLKTMGRLNVSYDLLTWESAILTAGLWKRTFEMLRDRGVLEHPETGKAAGCWVIPFGDGEAQTEDGERSSDKILVKSDGTATYTGKDIAYQLWKFGLSDDLDVHFHFVPWGRQHDGRMLWSMRGTAEGIEPEIEANPKRFGHAKRVITVIDVRQTYPQQVVYESLRRLGYVEQAENSIHLAYEIVALSAATAAQLGIDTSDGREVYAFSGRKGIEVKADDLVNAAVARMRETKPDLPAETATALAASAIRYYMIRFGLQQTIALDINETLRANGDTGVYLQYAYARANSIARRLQETGYEIPERLDALPDQLEQSEWELLRQIDAYPRSLAEASRQLAPHMLASYVFDLASHFSDFYEHTPPIVREDDERVKAFRARLVQATVQTMDNALRVMGFVPLESI, encoded by the coding sequence ATGTCATTAACCAGTCAGGAAGCGGAAACTGCTGAAACACAACCAGAAGATCTTTATGAATATCTTGTGCGAATTATTCGACAGGCGGTTCGAACCTATCTTGCTCAAGAGCAAATAGATTGCGATATTGAGCAATTGCCTTTTAACCTCGGCTTCTCGGCGCAGGCCAGTTTTGGCGATTATTCTATGCCTGTGATGTCCTGGGCAGGGAAGAACAAGCTGGGGCGCCCGCCCATGGAGATTGCTGAGGCGCTGGCCGCGCTACTGAACGCGATGCATATTCCCGCCATTGAAGAGGTTACGGCCACCAGACCGGGGTATATCAATTTCCGGCTGAGCCATCCGCAGGTAGGGCAGCAGATTATCGAGCGCGTGCTGGAAGCGGGGGCGGATTTTGGTCAAAGCGATGTAGGTGTTGGTACGAAGGTGGTTGTCGAGCATACAAGTATCAATAGCAACAAGGCTGCGCACGTGGGCCATGTCCGCAATGCCTCTATTGGCGATACTGTTGTGCGTATGCTGCGCTCGCAGGGCTACCAGGTCGAGGCCGAGAATTATATTGATGACACAGGCGTACAGGTGGCAGATGTGATCGTGGCGTTCACCGTGCTCAATGAGGGCATACTGGATATACCGGAGGGTATCGAGCGCTTGCCGGGCGAATCTTTTGATTACTATTGTTCGCGCCTCTATGTTGCCGTGGGTAAGGCATATGAAAACCATCCCGAATTGCTCGAACGGCGCAAGGAAGTTTTGCGCGCCATCGAGCATCGCGACGAACCATACGCGGAAATGGCAGCCGACCTCTCGCACAAAATCGTGCAGGCCCACTTGAAGACGATGGGGCGGCTCAATGTCTCATATGATCTGCTGACCTGGGAATCCGCGATCCTGACGGCGGGGCTGTGGAAACGCACGTTTGAAATGCTGCGCGATAGGGGAGTGTTGGAGCATCCTGAGACGGGCAAAGCGGCTGGCTGCTGGGTAATCCCCTTTGGCGATGGAGAAGCGCAGACAGAAGATGGCGAGCGCAGCAGCGATAAGATTCTAGTGAAGAGCGATGGGACGGCGACGTATACGGGGAAGGATATTGCTTACCAGTTGTGGAAATTCGGCCTCTCCGATGATCTGGATGTCCACTTCCATTTTGTGCCGTGGGGACGGCAACATGATGGGCGTATGCTATGGTCGATGCGCGGAACAGCAGAGGGTATCGAGCCGGAGATAGAGGCGAATCCCAAACGCTTCGGACACGCGAAACGAGTAATCACTGTGATCGATGTGCGCCAAACGTACCCACAGCAGGTAGTATACGAGAGCCTGCGACGGCTGGGCTACGTGGAGCAGGCGGAGAATTCGATCCACCTGGCTTATGAGATCGTCGCGCTTTCTGCCGCTACCGCTGCGCAGCTGGGCATAGATACATCGGATGGGCGCGAGGTGTACGCGTTCTCCGGGCGCAAAGGTATCGAGGTAAAAGCCGATGACCTGGTGAACGCGGCGGTTGCACGCATGCGAGAGACAAAGCCAGACCTGCCTGCTGAAACAGCAACTGCCCTGGCGGCGTCGGCGATTCGCTACTATATGATCCGTTTCGGGTTACAACAGACCATCGCGCTGGATATCAACGAGACCTTGCGCGCGAACGGTGATACGGGAGTCTACCTGCAATATGCCTATGCGCGAGCCAATAGCATTGCGCGACGCTTACAGGAGACGGGCTATGAGATTCCCGAGCGATTGGACGCTCTGCCCGATCAACTTGAGCAGAGCGAGTGGGAACTGCTGCGCCAGATCGACGCTTATCCAAGAAGCCTGGCAGAGGCAAGCCGGCAGCTCGCTCCTCACATGCTGGCCTCCTACGTGTTTGATCTGGCATCCCATTTCAGCGATTTCTACGAACACACGCCTCCAATCGTGAGAGAAGATGATGAACGGGTGAAGGCATTCCGCGCGCGCCTGGTGCAGGCGACGGTGCAGACGATGGACAACGCGCTGCGGGTGATGGGGTTTGTACCGTTGGAAAGCATTTGA